The nucleotide window ATTAAAAAAAATTATGGAATAAATACAATTTTAGATGATATTAGTTTTCAAATTAATGGGGGTGAACGTATAGCCCTGGTAGGAAGAAATGGAGCCGGTAAATCCACGCTCTTCAAAATCATTGCCGGCGAGCTTGCCCCTGACGAAGGAAGTTGCACTACTCCTCGGAATACCTCTATGGGCTATCTCTCTCAGCACCTTGATTTAAATGAGAAAAATACTCTTTGGGAAGAGATCATGGAGATCTTTGTCCCCCTCATCGCCATGGAAAAACAGCTTCGTCAACTGGAACAAGACATTTCCTCTGCTGGTAAAAATGAAGAAGATGAAAAGATGCACATTCTCATGGAAGAGTATGGACATTTGCAAGAGGATTTTGAAAAACAAAACGGTTATGGCTATCCCAGTCAAATTCGTGGGATATTAAAGGGATTAGGCTTTGAAGAACAAGACTATGACAAACAAATTGTCCAGTTTAGTGGGGGTCAAAAAACCAGGATTGCTCTAGGAAAGCTCCTATTACAAGAGCCTGATATTCTGCTACTAGATGAGCCTACAAATTTTCTAGATTTGGAAACCGTAGAATGGTTAGAGGGATTTTTATCAAGTTATGCCAGCACATTATTTATTATTTCCCATGACCGCTATTTTTTAGATGCCCTTGTCACCCAAGTATTTGAAATTGAAAATCATAAATTATACACCTACAATGGAAACTATTCCCAATACGTAAAAGAAAAGGGAAAAACCCTTGAGGTTCTCTCCCATCAATATGAACAGCAACAAAAAGAAATCAAAAGGCAGGAGGAAATCATTCAACGATTTCGTTCTTTCAACCGAGAAAAGAGCATAAAAAAAGCAGAAAGCCGACAAAAAATGTTAGATAAAATGGAGAGAATAGATTCCCCTGTGACCCAGCTGCCTACCCTTCATCTTACCCTTGAACCCCAAGTAAAGAGTGGTAGAGATGTTCTCAAAGTAGAGGGGCTTTCTAAATCCTTTGGAGAACTTAAACTTTTTTCTGATCTAAACTTTCAGATTTTTATAGGGGATCACATTGGTATCATTGGCCCTAACGGTGTGGGCAAATCTACTCTTTTTAAGATTATTTTGGGAGAATTGACTGGTGATGAAGGAGAGGTTATCCTCGGTTCCCACGTCTATCCAGCCTATTATGATCAATTGCAAACCTCTTTGGATGAAAATAATACCATAATCGAAGAAGTATGGCAGGTAAAACCTACTGCCCTTCAGACAGAGATTAGAAATGTCTTAGGTGCCTTTTTATTCTCAGGGGACGATGTTTTCAAAAGTATTTCCACCCTTTCCGGGGGAGAAAAAAGCAGAGTAGCTTTGGCCAAACTCATGCTATCCCAGGCCAATCTCCTCCTTATGGATGAGCCTACCAATCATATTGATATTGCGACTAAGGAAGTCTTGGAAGATGCCCTCATGCAGTATAAAGGCACTTTATTGGTCATCTCCCATGATCGGTAT belongs to Irregularibacter muris and includes:
- a CDS encoding ABC-F family ATP-binding cassette domain-containing protein, producing MILSCKNIKKNYGINTILDDISFQINGGERIALVGRNGAGKSTLFKIIAGELAPDEGSCTTPRNTSMGYLSQHLDLNEKNTLWEEIMEIFVPLIAMEKQLRQLEQDISSAGKNEEDEKMHILMEEYGHLQEDFEKQNGYGYPSQIRGILKGLGFEEQDYDKQIVQFSGGQKTRIALGKLLLQEPDILLLDEPTNFLDLETVEWLEGFLSSYASTLFIISHDRYFLDALVTQVFEIENHKLYTYNGNYSQYVKEKGKTLEVLSHQYEQQQKEIKRQEEIIQRFRSFNREKSIKKAESRQKMLDKMERIDSPVTQLPTLHLTLEPQVKSGRDVLKVEGLSKSFGELKLFSDLNFQIFIGDHIGIIGPNGVGKSTLFKIILGELTGDEGEVILGSHVYPAYYDQLQTSLDENNTIIEEVWQVKPTALQTEIRNVLGAFLFSGDDVFKSISTLSGGEKSRVALAKLMLSQANLLLMDEPTNHIDIATKEVLEDALMQYKGTLLVISHDRYFLNKVTNKIFEMKEEKIQEYLGNYQYYLEKKKQQQLLQEAQEIQPIINKTQLKQERKKERANQKLLKEQRQKISGLEKEIESLEGQIEDFESLMCQPNFYEDGDNALTVTKEYEDAKLRLKEYIANWEEDMIILEEMQEG